The Cloeon dipterum chromosome 3, ieCloDipt1.1, whole genome shotgun sequence genome includes a region encoding these proteins:
- the LOC135941077 gene encoding uncharacterized protein LOC135941077 — protein MGRHRQIGLCALLITTICCGSSVSSGDLQRQFAKQQQQSAGTNRKDEVEEQDECFMCGGTVVFVLLGLLLFFICYSGLLCMCVPCEWASRTAMLRRIRDLLDHNRPGELRDEHGALLGRYEPTAHEIAAFKQLEEDFQEL, from the exons ATGGGCCGACACCGACAGATCGGCTTGTGTGCGCTGCTGATAACCACTATTTGCTGCGGCAGTAGCGTTTCTTCAGGAGACTTGCAGCGCCAGTTTGccaaacagcagcagcagagtgCGGGAACTAACCGCAAAGATGAAGTTGAAGAGCAGGACGAGTGCTTTATGTGCGGTGGCACCGTTGTCTTTGTTTTGCTTGGActtttactcttttttatCTGCTACTCTG GATTGTTGTGCATGTGCGTGCCGTGTGAGTGGGCGAGTCGAACGGCGATGCTTCGGCGGATTCGCGACCTGCTCGACCACAATCGACCTGGCGAGTTGAGAGACGAGCACGGGGCCCTGCTGGGCCGATACGAGCCCACGGCCCACGAAATCGCCGCCTTCAAGCAACTCGAGGAGGACTTCCAAGAGCTCTAA